AATCCATTAATAACAATATCTGACTCCTGGGGAATCAATGTGAATATTTTCATATTGCCAATTTCTTTTTTAGTACTTGTTGGCATAAGTAATTCAGTAAATTTGACTGATGGACTAGATGGATTAGCAGCTGGATGCAGTGGAATTGTCTTTTATGGATTAGGAACAGAAATATTAATGAAAGAACAACAAGATCTTTTTGTTTTTAGTGTCTTATGTTTTTCAATGTCCGGCATATGCTTCGGATTTCTAAAGTACAATAGTTATCCTGCAAAAATATTTATGGGTGACACAGGATCTCTAAGTATTGGTGCAATTCTGGGTTCTATAGCGTTATTAACCAATAGCGTTTTTACCTTATCTATTTTCTCAGGAATATTTATTATTGAATCATTATCAGTAATGATTCAAGTAGGGCTTTTTAAGATTACAAAAAAATTATTTCACAGAGGTAAACGTATATTTCTAATGGCTCCACTACACCACCATTTTGAACTAAAAGGTATTAAGGAAGAAAAAATAGTTGAAAATTTTTGGAAAATCAACATATTACTTGTAATTTTAGGTATAGTTTTAAAAATAAATCTTTAAAAAGTTTGTTATGAGTTTTTTTACATGGAAAGATAATGGATTAACAAGTGACTGCTTAAGTCTTGATGCAATGGCATCAAGATTCGAAGAAACTGCCAACTTAATGAAAAAACTTTCTAAAAAAGGTTTCAAACTAAAGAAAACTCAAAATAATCAACTAATTCTTCATCATGATCCAAAAGTATTTGATCAATGGGGTTTTATAAGCGAAGAACTTCCTTTTAAACAACTAT
Above is a window of Prochlorococcus marinus XMU1406 DNA encoding:
- the mraY gene encoding phospho-N-acetylmuramoyl-pentapeptide-transferase; its protein translation is MIGKIKKFNFKFLLILNTFALIVTSYLFNNFVFIGVFTLFFFISLFATKNGLEIIRKLNLLQNIRAEGPANHYKKSNTPTMGGIFMITPFLIFLLILTINLGSLKLFLLFLTIFGFLIIGFLDDYLSIKNNKNTGLKTKEKLIQQSVISIFFILLAYEKNFINPLITISDSWGINVNIFILPISFLVLVGISNSVNLTDGLDGLAAGCSGIVFYGLGTEILMKEQQDLFVFSVLCFSMSGICFGFLKYNSYPAKIFMGDTGSLSIGAILGSIALLTNSVFTLSIFSGIFIIESLSVMIQVGLFKITKKLFHRGKRIFLMAPLHHHFELKGIKEEKIVENFWKINILLVILGIVLKINL